Proteins encoded together in one Syntrophobacterales bacterium window:
- a CDS encoding sigma-54 dependent transcriptional regulator — protein MPKILVVDDECSIRETLTMFLTEKGHELSAASSGQEGIALFESFNPEVIILDIRLPDQNGLEVLSQMRSRNNLAKVLMITAFQDMDTTIQAMKRGAYDYIHKPLDADEIEKAVNGALHTLRLEREASLSREKWQPMNRDAIIGKSKEMRDIFKMIGMLCQNRASVLIEGETGTGKELIARMIHQNRDCADEPFITLDCSAVVETLLESELFGHEKGAYTGAEYTKKGKIELAGGGTLFLDEVGELPLALQGKLLGFLQRHEYMRVGGEKILQSHCRIIAATNRNLAAFVQQGKFREDLYFRLNVVSIRVPPLKERISDIPHLARHFLRKINMELGTDVCRLHPGVLKCLSLHPWKGNVRELENVLVEAVVKARGKVILAEDIEKILKKNSPLSPQNLSDYSLPVMEREQIQKALSHVSGNRTEAARLLGISLPTLRSKICKYNLIVSSRASALLIK, from the coding sequence ATGCCTAAGATACTGGTAGTAGATGACGAATGTTCAATCAGGGAAACCCTGACCATGTTCCTGACTGAAAAAGGCCATGAACTCAGCGCGGCCTCTTCAGGCCAGGAGGGGATCGCCCTTTTTGAAAGCTTCAATCCGGAGGTGATCATCCTGGATATTCGTCTCCCCGACCAGAATGGCCTGGAGGTGCTAAGCCAGATGCGAAGCCGCAACAATCTAGCCAAGGTGCTGATGATCACCGCCTTTCAGGACATGGATACGACCATCCAGGCCATGAAAAGAGGGGCTTATGATTACATACACAAACCCCTCGATGCCGATGAGATAGAAAAAGCCGTCAATGGCGCCCTCCACACCCTCCGGTTGGAAAGGGAAGCCTCGCTTTCCAGGGAAAAATGGCAGCCAATGAACAGAGACGCCATTATCGGGAAAAGCAAGGAAATGCGGGATATATTCAAGATGATAGGTATGCTTTGCCAGAATCGGGCCTCGGTGCTGATTGAGGGCGAGACAGGCACAGGCAAGGAATTGATCGCCCGCATGATTCATCAAAACAGGGATTGCGCCGACGAACCGTTCATCACTCTGGACTGCTCGGCGGTTGTCGAAACATTGCTGGAGAGTGAACTTTTCGGCCATGAGAAGGGCGCCTATACCGGCGCCGAGTACACAAAAAAAGGGAAGATCGAACTGGCCGGCGGCGGCACCCTCTTTTTGGATGAGGTCGGAGAACTGCCTTTAGCCCTGCAGGGGAAGCTCCTGGGTTTTCTGCAGCGCCACGAATACATGCGGGTGGGCGGGGAAAAGATCTTGCAGTCGCACTGTCGCATCATTGCGGCTACTAATCGCAATCTTGCGGCGTTTGTGCAGCAGGGCAAGTTCAGGGAAGACCTGTACTTTCGGCTGAATGTTGTGTCGATTCGCGTTCCTCCGCTGAAGGAGAGAATATCCGACATCCCCCATCTGGCGAGACACTTTCTGCGAAAAATAAATATGGAACTGGGCACCGATGTATGCAGATTGCATCCCGGCGTACTGAAATGTTTGAGCCTCCATCCCTGGAAAGGAAATGTCCGGGAGTTGGAGAATGTGCTTGTGGAAGCTGTGGTAAAAGCCCGAGGCAAGGTAATTCTTGCAGAAGATATTGAAAAGATTTTGAAGAAGAACAGCCCTCTTTCCCCGCAGAATCTATCGGATTATTCGCTGCCCGTTATGGAACGAGAGCAGATTCAGAAAGCCTTGTCGCATGTAAGCGGGAATCGGACAGAAGCTGCCCGCCTGTTGGGGATTTCCCTCCCTACCTTGCGCAGCAAGATCTGTAAATACAACCTTATTGTCTCCAGCAGGGCGAGCGCCTTGTTGATCAAGTGA
- a CDS encoding ABC transporter substrate-binding protein, protein MKNKLLYLLAVVSLVLCMPFTSFAQGKPIVIGAPLATAFLYGWDAERGIKLAVDEINAAGGVNVAGQKRPFKVEVIDTRDLEPSVPVADALLAMEKLILDKKADFIVGGPVRSEAALAAMPLLSKHKKVSILTTGVLTPAYGKAVAENYDKYKYCFRNTSHVPVMMGDFMAILNDLQQKHGFNKAYIMVQDVAHARAGGAFMQKALAGKNWEVEMKIYPTGTTDYSVGLIDSGKKGTQVLFLWMDMPESAALLQQWSNMKLKSLPMGFMNAAEQPGFWKATGGKGEFMIVNLVNGGNAPSNITPWTMKFVNAYTKKWGLEPEGYGTSSSYMAVYQLKDAIEKAKTTDSDAVVTALENQDLMGVYGRMRFDKKTHQIIPSWDPKEGAVTGIIQWQAGKRVQIFPPKAAEGKIMFPPWMK, encoded by the coding sequence ATGAAGAATAAATTGTTGTATTTGTTAGCGGTTGTATCTCTTGTATTATGTATGCCGTTTACATCTTTTGCCCAGGGAAAGCCCATTGTCATAGGCGCGCCGCTGGCGACCGCCTTTTTGTATGGCTGGGATGCGGAACGGGGGATCAAGCTCGCCGTTGATGAAATCAATGCCGCCGGCGGCGTGAATGTTGCGGGGCAGAAAAGACCTTTCAAGGTAGAGGTGATTGACACCAGGGATCTGGAACCGAGCGTTCCGGTCGCGGATGCCCTCCTGGCAATGGAGAAACTGATCCTTGACAAGAAGGCGGATTTCATTGTCGGCGGGCCTGTGCGCTCCGAGGCTGCCCTTGCGGCCATGCCGCTGCTCAGCAAGCACAAGAAGGTGAGCATTCTTACGACCGGAGTCCTTACGCCTGCGTACGGGAAAGCGGTGGCGGAAAATTACGACAAGTACAAGTACTGTTTCCGCAATACGAGCCATGTGCCGGTCATGATGGGTGACTTTATGGCCATCTTGAACGATCTTCAACAGAAACACGGGTTCAATAAAGCCTATATCATGGTGCAGGATGTCGCGCACGCCAGAGCGGGCGGGGCATTCATGCAGAAAGCCCTTGCCGGAAAAAACTGGGAAGTCGAGATGAAGATCTATCCTACAGGAACCACCGACTATTCCGTGGGACTCATCGACTCCGGCAAGAAGGGCACCCAGGTTCTTTTTCTCTGGATGGATATGCCGGAAAGCGCCGCGCTGCTGCAACAATGGAGCAATATGAAGCTGAAATCACTGCCGATGGGGTTCATGAACGCCGCGGAACAGCCGGGTTTTTGGAAGGCCACCGGCGGCAAGGGCGAATTCATGATTGTTAACCTCGTCAATGGCGGCAACGCCCCGTCCAATATTACCCCCTGGACCATGAAATTTGTCAATGCCTACACGAAAAAATGGGGCCTGGAGCCGGAGGGTTATGGGACATCCTCGAGCTACATGGCCGTTTACCAGTTAAAAGACGCCATCGAAAAGGCCAAAACCACCGACTCGGATGCTGTTGTTACTGCCCTGGAAAATCAGGACCTGATGGGGGTTTACGGGAGAATGAGATTTGACAAGAAAACCCATCAGATAATCCCCTCCTGGGATCCCAAGGAGGGAGCTGTTACCGGCATTATTCAGTGGCAGGCCGG